In the genome of Arvicola amphibius chromosome 2, mArvAmp1.2, whole genome shotgun sequence, the window TTTGTGGTGCAGGGGGATTTAATCCAGGCTTCGGGCATTCTAGACTAGCACTCTGTCAAGTAAATTACACCCCCAGCCCTCATACACTTCTTCCTGATCAGATAAAGGCCTAATTTAGATAGAAAGGCCTCTGTTCTGGTCTAAGAAAAGTACCAGGTGGAGGAGCAGGTGATGATGAACATCAGGCTTTCTCGGGCTATGCTCAGTTCTATTAGCTCCATTTTTGTGGCTCTTGGTCTCGTCAACTGTGGCTAGCaagttttgtttgcatttatttaaacAGCAAATATGACAAGTTGTGATACTGGACAGCACTTCATTAAACACGGGCATCTTTAATTcagtctgattgggattatttgtgtcagtggagaggctTATCTAAGAGAAAATACTTAATATTTGGAGGTTCCATGGGGGGGCTGTTTTTCCCACAGGCCCAGGACCCCATGTTGGAAACTGCCCTTTTTGGGAGTGCTCTCTGCCAGTCTAAGATTGGCTTCATCTCGGTGAGTTTCTTTTCTTAGTACATATGCCTCTAGAGTTCAGGGACCCatttgcattcatttttgttgatttttgggcTTTCCTGTAGGAGTCAGATCGTGCTGGATGCATGATTAAAGTGAAGAGCCAGGCCTCACTGAGGTGGGACTGAGGGACAGAGACGTctgctggtgtaggaggtccttctgtctatgtgttgctttcattggttaatcaataaagaagctgcttggcctgatagggcagaatttaggtaggcggagaagacagaactgaattctgggaggaagaaagcagagacagagaaccgCCATGGagacgccaggtcagacatgctaaatctttcccggtaagccacgacctcatggtgatatatacagatcaacagaaatgggttaaatcaagatgtaagaattagctaataagccgggcggtggtggcgcacgcctttaatcccagcactcaggaggcagaggtaggcggatctctgtgagttcgagaccagcctggtctacaagagctagctccaggacaggctctaaagctgcagagaaaccctgtctcgaaaaaccaaaaaaaaaaaaaaaaaagaattagctaataagaggctagagattatgggccaggcagtgtttaaatgaatgtagtttctgtgtgattatttcgggggttaagctagccgggtagctGGAAAGAACAAACAGGGCCCTCTTCCAATAGTCTGTCCCCTTTTTTCCCTAAGAGCCCTGTCCCCGTGGACGCACTGCGACAGGCTTGAGTCCCAAGATTTAGCATAGACTTCTAAATGGGCTCTTGTGATTTGAAGCTGGATCCTCAAATGCCCTTGGGCTGtcttttacaaaaatccttttaaattggggctaacatctaatgtaaaaacaaacaaggtgggggctggagagatggctcagaggttaagagcactgactttccttccagaggtcctgagttcaaatctcagcaaccacatggtggctcacaatgagacctggtgccctcttctgatctgtaggcacacatgcagagagaacactgtatacataataaataaataaatcttaaaaaaaaaaaaaacaaacaaggctccaaagcccatggtttctggataCAGTGCTCCCACCCCTGCTCCCAttccccactcctctccctgcttctctaaCTGCTCGTCTCTCACTGTTTGTTCTCTACAGTGGTTGTTTTcccctgtccttccactctaaaaccGTATAGTTTTTCAGTCTTTTCATTCTTGTTCCCTCTTTTAGATTCTGCTAATCTGGTCCTTCATAGGACCACCTATTGCTCCTCTGGCTTCAGCCACCTACCTATgccaggatttttaagttggtcagttGACATGGGTTCATAAAAGTgttctatttgtctgtctgttagacTAATGTTgccacagtatgcttgttttatttctatgtatggGGTGTGTTTTCACAGTATGTTTGTTTTATGACTGTGTTAGTATGGGGGTGTGTTTCCATAGTATGATTGCTTTATGtctctgtgagtatgtgtgtttgatTTCACAGTACACTTGTTTTATTtctccgtgtgtatgtgtgcatgttttaagatctgtaaaacttataactccagattacaacagctctggaaaaatacaaacacgtGGGTAACCTCCATTTTTGACCCCACCACCATCCTGGGTAAGAGTACCCACATATgctagtattctttgacttattaaaatattccttcttatcttacatttactagcattaGTAAACTATAAATAACTGGGTAAAATGCATGTCTAAATTTAGCTTATTTGTCTAGTTAATGGTACCCAATTCttaagtgcctttacagatctgagagtatggcatttaacaaaagagcttctaacacagagacatgccagctcccacagcaccctttagctcctccaagaagtTATGTGGTTATAAAATACCTTCTGCCTCGAGGCTTGTCTTTGGGTATGACAAAGCCACCTGCACAGCAAAAAGCAGCCTTCTACCTCTTCAGTTTCCTGGATGCCACCTGGGGAATCTATCTTCTCATCTTgtcaagacaggtagactaaatctttccctacaggaaaatctttgggcctcttatactcagcagctaaaggcaagcactgcttctaggcTGGTGTTTTTCAAGGACTAAGGAAAGACTTGTGATTGCCTGTATAACTAAAaatctgtctcatttctgctcatttatccctcttaGAGCTGTCTAATGgaatttgatgacttaaggtactggtagctcattacctcatttgttaagtttcctgttaaagtacagacaggtgtgcctctttaacAGGCTTCAAGTCCAGGACTAataggtttcaggtgtatcttcagcGGTTCAGAGTTTCCAActccctttaattgtcttctaaaattttaatacCTTTTAACTGAAAGCAACAGcctttgctatgacaccaagatgtaaatctgttccagttctcttacagaTATCTGCAGGTTCCTGGGAAGACgttctgctgctgtatcaagAGTCAGGTCTGGCAAAAACTAATAGTCTCCAGAGCGTATTTTAGCCacacccattttcaagcatagtTTACAGGTCAGTcttgctgtctgggccaagaccaacttacaaagaGCGCTCCAGACAACGCCAAACACCTGCACCAGGTCCTGGTGTGAGCCCgccaactcccagctctcccctctcccacatcaTCCCCATGCCCGCAGGAAGCAACCAGACTTGAGCCAGTGCCCCTTTATCCAAGCAGTCTAAAATGTTTCATGGAGGGGCTTCACCTTACTGCGCTGGCACTCCTTTATCCAAAAAGTCTGGTTGTTTGCCTGGGgccttcaccccagctcctggcataagctccctcttctgggagttgcctcagtccaaactccaccttcaAGAAAGCCTGCGAAATGGTGACTCCTCCTGAGGAAGGGTAAAGAAAGTCTGCCAAACAGTAACCCCtctccagggaaggtcaagaccactcacacaggctatttaaactgccccccagagaatgaacacatgttCCCCTAGGTTACCCAttgtcttcccctctccatgtttcccCAGGGACTACCCTGGAATAAGGCCACCTATTAAACACGGAtgtcttttaatttggtctgattggaattattaaTGTAGAGGTTTGtcctaaataaaatacttaacacAAATTACATAATTCTGATTAAAATCTGTCctgttggggttggagagatggttcagtgattaagagcactagctgctcttccaaaggacctgggttcaacttccagcacccacatggcagctcacatctctaattccagttctagggattctgacatactcacacagacacacatgaagtcAAAACACCAATCAATGAATATGATATATAAATCTGTCCTGTCTGATTaaagtgtttcttaaaatattcagaatataaagACATTGCTGAGCCAGGAAAACCAaagataattttatcttttttttttaagatagggtcttgctcTGTTCCCTAGGATGGCTTTGAGTtcttgattccccccccccccccccccagcctctgtcttacttcccaagtgcttggattcaAGACATCTGCTACCATTACtggctataaaattattttttaacttttaaaatactcCCCATTGACAtgtcagagagaaaaataaaggtaactttgcttattttatttatttagttagttagtttcaaagatatacagagatcTTCTgtatatccttggctgtcctagaacttgttctgtagaccaggctggcctcaaactcagaaatccacctgcctctgcctccccagtgctgggattacaggtgtgtgccaccattgcccagccaaGATAATTTAAATGCTATATCTAAAGTTAAGGGGAAGTGTCTATAATGTACACCTAGAACTTGAATTTTGTCATCTGGCATGTGAGTTCTAAGGTCAATTTCATGTCTTGCAGATTTGCCACAAACCTTCCCCTCTGGAGAGTCAGTTTCCATATTAATAGAGGTTGACCCTAAACTCTGGATCCTTCTGTTtagacttctgagtgctggcgtTATAGGCACTCATCACCATGgaccagctttttattttttattttttttctggtgcttGGGATAAGATTCAAGGTCCCACAgtctaggcaaacactctaccattgagttacATCTCCAGCGTGATCAGATGatcagatttcttttcctttcttttctttttgttttttttggggggggggtttcactatgtagccctggatggcttaaactcacaatgtagacaaACCAGGCTGatatttgaactcagagatccctccgCCTTTGCTTCCcgactcctgggattaaaggtgtataccatcaTCTCCAGCCACAGGCttctaaaaaaaaagtacatcaaTACTAAGAAAGCTGGAGCCCCCAAACAGATGTGCACAACTCTTGAAAGCATATGTGGTTACACTTGACTGCTCTTGAAGTTAATATTGCCTCCAGCACTTCCTGTATGGCGCATTCTTCCTGAACAGTGACTTTCCACCATTACCAACCAAAGCCTAGTTGAGTAAAGGGACAAGTGGCAATACTTGTTCTAGGAGATTGCTGTCAAACTAACAGAAGGGATCCAGAAATAGAATGCTTTGGGTTCAACAAAATTTTGCAGAAATAAAGGGATTGTTtctgagattttatatatatatatatatatatatatatatatatatatatatatatatatataaaatgtgccTTGACCtaaaacatctctccagctccatccaaTCTTCTGGAAGCAGAACGCAGAGTAAAGCGTGCATAAGGAGTTCAGGCATAACACAAAAGTGTTGTATATTCAATAAAACAGTAACACTGTTGAAAATTGAATTTGGGTATGAAAATCCCACCATTTTTAGCTCCACTTCAAATGAGTTGGGGACCAGAAAATGGTGATACTtttcaataaaatgttatatGGCATCAGTTGTTTGATCTATGAGCAATGTTTCAACTTGTAGGTAAGTCATCTAGACAGTAACGGTAGGTCCTTTGATGAAAGCATCGTGGTGAAAGCATAGTGATATAGCtctcctttaataccagcacttgggaggcacaggaagGCAAGGAAGGCAAGCCACATCTACacacagagttctaggacagctagggctatgtgGAGAGAGCCTGtgtaaaaaagtttttaaaaagaaagaaaaatgctaggcagctcatcactacattctGAAAAGATTCGAGAAAAGATAGTAAATCataataataaatcatatttGAACTACATGAGATAAAGAAATTACATAGTGCTTGGTAGCCAGAAATGCCAAGAAAGTCAGGAGTAAATCTCTCCTGAAGGCCATGACTGTTGGAACCTCTCGTGCATTACAAGCTTAGACTTTGGGCCACTTTTCTAAGCCTCTAATTAACTGACTATTGTTGAGGAGGGGAGGCAAGAATTTCCATTGCCACAACTCACTGGGGATATAAGGGCAATACTAGCCTAGCAGGCCTGGGGAAACTGATAGTCAAAGTCCTTCAGGACAGAGCCCCAAATGTTGCTTACAATTTTAAAACTCACTGCtgatatatgtaaaaataaaacattcaggTGTTAAGAGCTTGCTCTTGTcttcttccttattttgttttcattttgtgacagggattttctgtataTGTAGCTAAGGGTTGGCCTCAAATATGAGATCTTCATACCCTGGATTCTCAAATGGGGGTTTATAGGAGTGCACCTCAGTGTCTGAATTTTGGTACCTGCTTTTCACATCTTACAACCAAGTTGATTGTACCTACCTGAgagatataaacatatatatatatatatatgtatatatatgtatatgcatacataatagttcacatacaataataaatatcATTGTTTGTGTGCCATTGCATGTGCTAACCATTGAAAGGGTCATGTTGATAAATCCTGACACAAGGTCTCTACCAGagacattatatatttatactctATCCATTCTACATTAATCAATTTCaggaaagtttaaaacaaaacaaaacaaaacaaacaaaaaatctgctTGCTCTAGAGATGCAGTTAAGAATCTGGCTCttgccagaggcagaggcaagagaatctttgaattcaaagccagcctggtccacagagtgagttccaggacagccaatgctacacagagaaactctatcttgaaaaacaaacaagcaagcaaacaaacaagaacctgGCTCTCTCTTTAGGTCTGGAATCCAACCCTGATAATAGAGCCAGAGCTATTCCTGAATGAAAATGATTTAATGATTGTGTTTGTTACTACAGTGGACATGTAGACTTACTTTATAGTCACTTATCATGATAGTGATTCATTCCCTAATTTCTACCAACAGTGTAAATCGGGGAAGTGATGAGTAGATTACAGATATACCATTTTAATTTGTATAAGGAAAGTTTATTCCCCTCCACAGTAAATTGCAACTAGAATACTCTGGTTAGTATAACTTTTAAAGGCAATTTCTATTTAGTTTGAAATTTTGAgctttgaaaattgaaaatgtttaatAAGTATTTGGAAAGTTTGTATAAGTTTAAATAAGCCTTTAGTTGgatatgaatataatttttttaaaatttatttttattttatgtgcattggtgttttgcctgcatgtatgtctgtgtgagattTTCAGGTCCCtgagaactggagctacagacagttgtgagccagcaggtcctttggaagagcagtcagtgctctcagccCCAtgaatataactttttaaattcatgttttatGTGAAATATAGATTAAACAGTCAGGCATAGCAGTACAGGCAAAGTAAAGAAGaacatgaatttgaggtcagcgtGGTGTATTTAACTAGCTAGACTctctctgaaacaaacaaaatactatcttgctttatttgtttgtttgtttgagacagagtctctctctatagtcctggctgtcctagcatTATATAGagcatctttaaaaatttataaaaattatcctGGTGCTGGGCATTCCACCTAATGGCCTGAAACACTTCCAATGAGCTATATTTTGTGTAAAATAGAAGTATGTTGGGATCTACTCCATTTCACTGAAGAAATTTTCTCTGGCAAACAAGTTACAATTAATTTGTCCTTCTTTCCTGGTCTTTGATGCTAAAACTACTATAAAAAAGGAGCCAGCAGTAGTGGTGATTGCTTTAACCCTAGGattagggaggcagggacagtcagatctctgtgagtttgaggctggcctggactacataggaagttccaggccacctaGGGCTCCCTAGTGAGACCtggtgtcttagtgttctattactgtgaagagacaccatggtcatggcaactcttacaaacgaaaacatttaattgggattggCTCACAAGTTCacaggtttaatccattatcatcatggcaggaagcatgacagcattcaggcagacgtggtgctggagaagtggctccaAGTCTTACATCTCCATCTGGAGGCAGCAGGGAGAGTGAACTACTCTCCCTTGACATCCTGAAACTTCAAAAGCccacccaccccagtgacacatttcctccaacagggccacaggTCCTAATCCTTCAAAGAATACCACTCCCTCTAAGCCGAtgtgggccattttcattcaaaccatcacatccAGTTTCCAAAATGAAATTCATACTTACAGATTTATATACATACTTAAACAGGGACAAAGAATGCTAAAGATAACCTGGCTTTTAAACgtacgctttttttttttaaatgtagtcatttgattttatgtgtgttttgcctgaatgtatgtccgTTTACCACATGGGTTTGTGATGCCTACAAAGGAgccagaacagggcatcagatccccagggactggggtaaaggatggctgtgaaccaccacatggctgctgggaatccaacctggtcctctggaagagcagccagtattcttaactgctgagtcatctctccagccccaaatctaGGCTTTTTAGACTTCAGGTTTAAAACCCCTGTACTAAATTTGATTggaggacaattttttttttgcatattttatttgctCGAGGGGAGCATCTGAATCCAACAGAAAGACTTCAAGCGGAACTGGTGCACCGTGTCTCTTACTGCTGCCGATTTCCTCAAGGCCCTAGTTTTTGCTCCCCAGCTCCGCAACTCCTTTGATACATCTTCGGTACACTTCGATTTTATCTTAAAACTCAATTTCTAGCTTTCAGTTTTGTCAGTGTATACCGGTGGCCTCACACACAGTTGCTGTACGGTGTGCAGGAACACTTGGAACGGGAATTCTAAAATGATAAGCGATGCGAAGTCTGGAGGAGAAATAGCATACGTTAAAAGCACCATCAGTGGAAAGCACACGTtgtctttcctggggaagaagTGACTGGGCGGGGGGGGAACCCCGGCTAGAGGAGGAAACTACCCAcagctgggaaaggaagaggtgCATTTAGGACTGAAGGGCACAGACAACTGATCTCAGGCAATTCTCCAAGGTTGAAAAGTAATGGGGCACTTAGGGCATGACAGGCTTCTCTCCGGAAAGAAATGGACCGTTATTCACCAAGGGCCAGTCGTTCAATAAGCCATTGAAATCGTGCGGCGTGGTGGGGTGGGGTATGAAGCTGGATTGCAAAGACAACCCAGTTCCTACTCTTAAGCACACCTAGTTTATAAAAACACCCTGAGATAGGTGTTAAAAGGCTTCTTGCAGAGAGAAGCAACTGAACCCTTACAGCGGTCCGTAGGCTTCACAGAGGAAGTGAGTTGTGGGCTGGAAACCAGAGCTGTGATACCGGTTCCTATTTTGGAAAATGAATGGTAGTGGAATGGATCATCCAGAACAGGAAGAGTAGGGCTTTAGATAAAGGCTGCGAACATCTGACTGCAGCGGGGACTTGGATGTGTCTGCCAGTCAGGGGTCCGGTTTGCCAAGAACCTATGCAACCCACGCGGGTCTGTGTGGATCGCCACATTCAATAATTGCTAACAGCTGCTCTCAGATATTTAAACATCTGCTGAAATTTTGCACACGCACTTTTAGGGCCATGTGGGGTAGGGGTGCGGAGATCCTCGAGGCTTCACCCCCCCCCATCTTTTCAAAagaagccaagcattcaaattaGCGGGAAGGCGGTTAACACCCGCAGCCCCGACTCTACCGAACGCACCGCCGCTCGCCCAGAGGCACCGAGCACGTCGCCTGAGGCGAGGGCCTAACAGCGCCAACCGCCGCGGGGCCGCAACCGCTGCAGAGTCGCGCGCAGCGGGCGTTGCGCCGTCCGGACTTGAAGCCGGGCGAGGATCCAGGCGGGATTCTGACGAACGGCCCCTCCATCCAATGGGACAGCAGATCGACTTTTCCCTCGCCAATAGGAAGCGGAACCTCGGCGAGGGGGCGGGAGCTCTTGGCTGAGGGATCCGATCCCGCCCGGCGGCAGTCGAGGCGGGGTGGAGGCTCCGCCTGAGCGGCGGGGAGCGGATTAGGGAGGAGGGAAGACCGGAAGCCACGGTcccggccccggccccggccccaTCCTTACTTTCGCGTTCCCCCCGGGGGCTGGGAGCTGCGAAGCTGGCGGAGGGAGAAGCCGGGGGCCGGCTGGGAGAGAAAGGCAAGCGTCCCCTCAGCCCGCGCTCCCTCCTCAGCCACGGGCTCCTGGAGCGCGCCGCGGAGGACGCCGGGGCCGCTCCGAGCCGCGCTGAGGAGGCGCAGCCCGCGGCGGGGACCGATCGGCGACATCTGAGGCCGAGCGTCTCCCACGCCACCTCGACCGCCGCCatgtcctccacctcctcctccccgaAGGAGGAGACGTACGAGGAGGACCGCGAGTTCGAGAGCCAGGCCAAGCGCCTCAAGACCGAGGAGGGAGAGATCGTCTACTCGGCGGAGGAGAGCGACAATCGCCAGGAAGCGACGACGCCTCAGGCGGGGAGCGAGAGCGACGGCGGCGGCGAAGGCGACGGCGGCGAGGGAGGCAGCggcgacggcggcggcggcggcgacgacGGCGAAGAAGGCGACGGTGAAGAAGGCGACGGGGGAGACGAAGGGGACGGCGACGACGGCGATGAAGGAGGCAGCGGCGGCGACGaaggcggcagcggcggcggcccTCGGAGCATGCCCCAGTCCATGGTAACAAAGCGCGGCCGCGTCCCCTGTCTCCGGGCCCGGGCGGGCGGCGGGCCCCGGCCTGCTTTCTTGCTGCGTGGCTGCCGAGCGTGTCGCTGGGGACCCCCTCGGGCTTAGTATTTATGGCTTGCTTAGATTTTTCCGGATCGTGCCGGTGCCACGCCGGCTCGGGCTTCGGGTGTCGGGGCCTCGCCGAGTCGACAGCCGGGGCCCTGAACTTGGGGGGAGGGTCGTGGGGTGGGGGCGGGTGGTGCTTCCGCTCCGGGAGCCGGTGCCGCGCGCCAGCGGCGGGCTCAGCTCTTTGTTAGTTGAACAACtctgccctggctgtgctgggacCCGGCTGGATACAGCCCTCCCGGCCGCAGCATCCTCCCTCCGGGCACCAGCCCAGGAAGGCTCTCCTGGCTTCGTCTCCAAAAAAGCCGAGGCCAAAAGACAAATGACGCCCCCGTGCCCTAAACTCTAGTTCCCTTGccagtttgttttgtcttgggtttgtgtgtgtgtgtgcgtgcgtgcgtgtgcgtgaaTGCGCGCgccttattttgcttttaaaaagtgtttgcgGGCTTGGAGTCCAAGCTGGACTACCCGCTTTTTGGGCGGTGACTCAAGAcagttttaacagaaaaaaaatggtgggCAAGAGTGTGGCCGTGCTTTCAAGTGAAAGGTTTGCAAACGTTCCCGAATGACTTTTGAGTTCTTCGTTGGTAGTGCACTTCAAGTTTGTCCCCacggaagaaggaaatgaattcaGAGCTGTGTTACACACATTCCTCGAAGCCTCCTTATCAGAAGTGTTTGCTGGAGACCGAAGGAATGTGGACAGCTTAAGCCACAGCTTCAGTTTCGTGGAGAGTCTAAGGAAACAAAGCGTTCCAACGGTTTTGTCCCTCGTTGGAGTCCTTAAACTCCCTTGGTGACTAAGATattctttaaacatttaataCATTTGAGAGCAAAGCTTCTGAGCATTTTATGAAGTTATAGAAATCTTCCACCATTCAGGGTGTTTCAACCCTTTTAATCAAAAGCAActtgtctttgaaaagtttgtttgaattttatttgtctagcttaaattaaaaaaaaagagttatatgTATGGGTACTTTAGCTCCCATCCATGGCAGCCTCATAAGTGGAATCGCCTGGAAATAGAGATAAAAGTAAAGTTGTGAGTcgcctgacttgggtgctggaaatcaaactgtgATCCATTGCCCCCAAGAGGACTGTGTGCTTTTCGGATGAGCCCTTCTTTCTGCCCGTTTgaactaaattaaattaatttgtatgtgtgcattgaaacctgcatgtgtggaggtcaggggacagctacTTCATGTGAgacctggggattgaattttGGTCACTGACATCACCTTCACCACCTGAGCCAGCTCACTGACCCAGCTTgaatttttatgtgaaaattctgATAGGAGTGTTTTTAAATACGACAAAGTGATGGGTaaatttgaccttttttttttttttttgctgtgactGTGCTCACAACTGATTCTCGAAGGCCTTTTTGGCCAAGATCAGGCATAGTTCATGCATTTGTTATTTGGGGACTTTATCAAGTTTTTTGAAGTACTCCAAATGTGGCTTGGGGGTATTAATAAAGGAGGAGATCATGGTTTTCTTAGAGACTCTTAAGATCACAGTCAACTATTGTAAGAGTTGGAAATAGGGTTATAATAAGTGGTGTTTTGGTTCTTTTGCCAAAGCCCTAGTTGTTTGTGAAGTACTTGTAAATGTCTTGGAAAGATACTTAAAACACTTGGCAGGAAAGgtgggtggctcagtgggcaagagttCTTGCAAATGCCTGAAAACCAGACTTCAGTTgtcagagcccacatggtggataTTGTCCTCTGCCTTGTATATGCATGCCTTGGTGTGCACACACTTAACACACGtttgtgcacgcacacacaacgataaaatttttgtcttaaaatCGGCTATTTTTGAATGCTAGGGAGAAATATGTAATTAACATTAGTCAAAAGCGTGAAAATGGCATTGGACAAGGGTTTGAGGTAGATCAGGAGTTTAGTCTTACAATTTTTGTGACCTTGAGAAAGTGTACTTTTTAGTTTTCTTAGTCTGTAAGATGTGAAACTTGAACTGTACGTACTTTCCTTACTTGATGCTGTAGTAAACTAGTTAATACAACTTGCAAATGACGAAGGCAGGAATTGATGTCTGTAGTTAAAATTCAAGTTGCTGTTCATCTTTTAGTGCTTAGGGCAAGGTGCTTTCATTTAACTGCTTagctggagctggggctggagcttgACAGCCTCGGTGGTGCACTTGATTAGCATGTGTAGCTGGTTTTGGCTCTACCAGCGCTCCTCTCcaataaatttatttgtaaatttaacATTGGAATTGATGGGCTAATGTTAAGTTTAATGAAGActcagtttttcattttcaaaatttttcctTGTAATTTCAGTACTGTTTTGAAATCATTGTAATTATGAAACatgtacataataaaattacttttatcaAGGTAGAGTCTAGCGCTCCATCCTGTTGAAATAGTTTTTCATTCAACTGAAGAGTTTAGTCCAATTTCTGTAATCCTTAGCCTATAGAAGAGATACATCTGTAGTCACACTCTAATGCAGATTCAATACAGCCATGAACTATCTTCTTAACTCTAATTGGAAATTTGTGAAGggagaagtaaaattttaaaggatGCCTTCTGTTTGACTTTTCATGATTTAATAACTGAGTTTAAAGAAGAATGTGAATAAGAAGAGTTAAAATGGGAATGGATCCTTAGCAATGGTCTCAGTGTTTGAAGGTAGGGAAATATGAAAGTTgggtgtggtgcatgcctgtaattccagtacccaAGAGGTAGATGTAGGGAGCACTGCTGTGCCACTTGACCTATCTAGTGAGTTCCATAGCCAGActctggaaggagggagggagaagagaat includes:
- the LOC119807492 gene encoding uncharacterized protein LOC119807492, which translates into the protein MAAVEVAWETLGLRCRRSVPAAGCASSARLGAAPASSAARSRSPWLRRERGLRGRLPFSPSRPPASPSASFAAPSPRGERESKDGAGAGAGTVASGLPSSLIRSPPLRRSLHPASTAAGRDRIPQPRAPAPSPRFRFLLAREKSICCPIGWRGRSSESRLDPRPASSPDGATPAARDSAAVAAPRRLALLGPRLRRRARCLWASGDFASLIILEFPFQVFLHTVQQLCVRPPVYTDKTES